The following coding sequences lie in one Stenotrophomonas rhizophila genomic window:
- a CDS encoding PhoH family protein encodes MTALSQRDFTLAPEDNERLANLAGPFDEHLRQIELKLGVEIANRGHVFRVTGPRRLAEEAQLLIEALYAEAAEVTFDNHAIHLRLNQANVDQVVERAYEAQEVTIKVKRGTVRGRGANQARYLHQITTHDINFGIGPAGTGKTFLAVASAVDALNESRVQRLILVRPAVEAGEKLGFLPGDLSQKVDPYLRPLYDALYEMLGVEKVLKLLEKNVIEIAPLAYMRGRTLNDAYVILDEAQNTTVEQMKMFLTRLGFGSTAVVTGDLTQTDLPKHVKSGLRDAIEVLRDVDGVSFTFFEARDVVRHPLVARIVSAYDRRDLQQVNPGAE; translated from the coding sequence ATGACCGCACTCTCGCAACGCGATTTCACCCTGGCTCCCGAAGACAACGAACGCCTGGCCAACCTCGCCGGCCCGTTTGATGAGCACCTGCGCCAGATCGAACTCAAACTCGGCGTGGAAATCGCCAACCGCGGCCACGTGTTCCGCGTGACCGGCCCGCGGCGCCTGGCCGAGGAAGCGCAGCTGTTGATCGAAGCGCTCTACGCCGAAGCGGCGGAGGTGACCTTCGACAATCACGCCATCCACCTGCGCCTGAACCAGGCCAATGTCGACCAGGTGGTCGAACGGGCCTACGAAGCACAGGAAGTGACCATCAAGGTCAAGCGCGGCACGGTGCGCGGCCGCGGCGCCAACCAGGCGCGCTACCTGCACCAGATCACCACCCACGACATCAATTTCGGGATCGGCCCGGCCGGCACCGGCAAGACCTTCCTGGCCGTGGCCAGCGCGGTGGACGCGTTGAACGAGTCGCGCGTGCAGCGGCTGATCCTGGTCCGACCGGCGGTGGAGGCCGGCGAGAAACTGGGCTTCCTGCCGGGCGATCTCAGCCAGAAAGTCGACCCGTACCTGCGCCCGCTGTACGACGCGCTGTATGAAATGCTGGGCGTGGAGAAAGTACTGAAACTGCTGGAAAAGAATGTCATCGAAATCGCGCCGCTTGCGTATATGCGCGGCCGCACGCTCAACGATGCCTATGTGATTCTGGACGAAGCGCAGAACACCACCGTGGAGCAGATGAAGATGTTCCTGACCCGGCTGGGCTTCGGCTCCACCGCGGTGGTCACCGGCGACCTCACCCAGACCGACCTGCCCAAGCACGTGAAGTCCGGGCTGCGCGACGCGATCGAGGTGCTGCGCGACGTGGACGGGGTCAGCTTCACCTTCTTCGAGGCCCGCGACGTGGTCCGCCACCCGCTGGTGGCGCGCATCGTCAGCGCCTACGACCGGCGCGACCTGCAGCAGGTGAATCCCGGCGCGGAGTAG
- the ybeY gene encoding rRNA maturation RNase YbeY gives MTKGPVRLDVAVSYALPRAGLPSAVSFRKWVAAALKGRIREADLAIRLVDAKEGQSLNRHYRGKDYATNVLSFPAEVPEGLPKGVKFPLLGDLVICAPVVASEATEQDKALNAHYAHLTVHGVLHLLGWDHEDDKEAEAMEQLERDILAELGIDDPYANEQ, from the coding sequence ATGACCAAGGGCCCCGTCCGCCTCGATGTAGCCGTGAGCTACGCCCTGCCCCGCGCCGGGCTGCCCTCTGCGGTGAGCTTCCGCAAGTGGGTGGCTGCCGCGCTCAAGGGCCGCATCCGTGAAGCCGACCTGGCCATCCGCCTGGTCGATGCCAAGGAAGGTCAGTCGCTGAACCGGCACTACCGCGGCAAGGACTACGCCACCAACGTGCTCAGCTTCCCGGCCGAAGTGCCCGAGGGCCTGCCCAAGGGCGTGAAGTTCCCGCTGCTGGGCGACCTGGTGATCTGCGCGCCGGTGGTGGCCAGCGAAGCGACCGAGCAGGACAAGGCGCTCAATGCCCATTACGCGCACCTGACCGTGCACGGCGTTCTGCACCTGCTCGGCTGGGACCATGAGGACGACAAGGAAGCCGAGGCCATGGAGCAGCTGGAGCGCGACATCCTGGCTGAACTGGGCATCGACGACCCCTACGCCAACGAGCAGTAA
- a CDS encoding HlyC/CorC family transporter has translation MSEDDSSSSTLEQNEKKRSWLERLTSAFSGEPHTRDELVAVLHTAHDDGLIAADTLRMMEGAISVAELTVGDVMISRSQMVSLPVEAPFLELMKQVVESGHSRFPVHGDNKDDILGVLLAKDLLRGVVADNGPANVRELLRPAVLIPEAKKLNVLLKEFRLSRNHMAIVVDEYGGVAGLVTIEDVLEQIVGEIDDEHDEAEDHTAQIAIQADGQYVVDALTAIEDFNERFGASFPDDDYDTIGGLVTEAIGHLPETGDELSLDRFVFRVARADARRVQAFHVTVLPADTNNED, from the coding sequence ATGTCTGAAGACGACAGTAGTAGCTCCACCCTGGAGCAGAACGAAAAGAAGCGCAGCTGGCTCGAACGCCTGACCTCTGCCTTCTCCGGCGAACCCCACACCCGCGACGAGCTCGTGGCGGTGCTGCACACCGCGCACGATGATGGGCTGATCGCTGCCGATACCCTGCGCATGATGGAGGGGGCGATTTCCGTCGCCGAACTCACCGTGGGCGACGTGATGATCTCGCGTTCGCAGATGGTCTCGCTGCCGGTCGAAGCGCCCTTCCTTGAACTAATGAAGCAGGTGGTCGAATCGGGCCACTCGCGCTTCCCGGTGCACGGCGACAACAAGGACGACATCCTTGGCGTGCTGCTGGCCAAGGACCTGCTGCGCGGCGTGGTTGCCGACAACGGCCCGGCCAACGTGCGCGAGCTGCTGCGCCCGGCGGTGCTGATTCCCGAAGCGAAGAAGCTCAATGTGCTGCTCAAGGAGTTCCGGCTCTCGCGCAACCACATGGCCATCGTGGTGGACGAGTACGGCGGTGTCGCCGGGCTGGTCACCATCGAGGACGTGCTGGAGCAGATCGTCGGTGAAATCGACGACGAGCACGACGAGGCCGAGGACCACACCGCGCAGATCGCGATCCAGGCCGACGGCCAGTACGTGGTGGACGCCCTGACCGCGATCGAGGACTTCAACGAGCGCTTCGGCGCCAGCTTCCCCGACGACGACTACGACACCATCGGTGGCCTGGTCACCGAGGCGATCGGCCACCTGCCCGAGACCGGCGACGAGCTCAGCCTGGACCGCTTCGTGTTCCGGGTGGCGCGTGCCGATGCCCGCCGCGTGCAGGCGTTCCATGTGACCGTGCTGCCGGCCGATACGAACAACGAGGATTGA
- a CDS encoding DUF4105 domain-containing protein: MLTLASLPFAALAQDATAPVTVPVADSGANASAAPRIGVVTMQPGEIFFERFGHDALVVVDPVTGQATSYNFGYFDPGEADFIGRFVRGEMMYYLVALPLDEDMAYYRESGRGASIQWLDLDPQQARALAASLAERAKPENARYHYDYYTANCATMVRDAVDQALGGGLHSQLSGRSRGNTYRSESVRLASPSPWMWLGFDIGLGPFADQPLSRWQEAFVPMRLADALRQSRNSEGRPLVQAEQELLPHRIAPEPTESPRRWWPWLLCGLLAAAGVCALRTRRRLLGGIALPVWLFCGIAGALLTYLWGFSAHQAAWANRNLLVLSPLCLLLLPGAITLLRGRTPRAWFRWVLWAVALLASLGLVLHWLSLQAQVNLQWIVLLLPVHLALAWALGRRDASVTGR; the protein is encoded by the coding sequence ATGCTCACCCTGGCCAGCCTGCCGTTCGCGGCGCTGGCCCAGGATGCGACGGCCCCCGTCACCGTGCCGGTGGCTGACTCCGGCGCGAACGCCTCGGCGGCACCGCGCATCGGCGTGGTGACCATGCAGCCCGGCGAGATTTTCTTCGAGCGCTTCGGTCACGATGCGCTGGTGGTGGTGGACCCGGTAACGGGCCAGGCCACCTCCTACAACTTCGGTTACTTCGATCCGGGTGAAGCGGACTTCATCGGCCGCTTCGTGCGCGGCGAGATGATGTACTACCTGGTGGCGCTGCCGCTGGACGAGGACATGGCCTACTACCGTGAGAGCGGTCGTGGGGCCAGCATCCAGTGGCTGGACCTGGACCCGCAGCAGGCGCGCGCCCTGGCCGCCTCGCTGGCCGAGCGCGCCAAGCCGGAGAACGCGCGCTACCACTACGACTACTACACCGCCAACTGCGCCACCATGGTCCGCGATGCGGTGGACCAAGCGCTCGGCGGCGGCCTGCATTCGCAGCTGTCCGGGCGCTCGCGCGGCAACACCTACCGGAGCGAATCGGTGCGGTTGGCCTCGCCGTCGCCGTGGATGTGGCTGGGCTTCGACATCGGGCTGGGGCCGTTCGCCGATCAGCCGCTTTCGCGTTGGCAGGAAGCCTTCGTGCCGATGCGCCTGGCCGATGCGCTGCGCCAGTCCCGCAACAGCGAAGGCCGCCCGCTGGTACAGGCCGAGCAGGAACTGCTGCCGCACCGCATCGCGCCGGAGCCCACCGAATCGCCGCGCCGCTGGTGGCCCTGGCTGCTGTGCGGCCTGCTGGCCGCGGCAGGCGTGTGTGCACTGCGCACGCGCCGACGCCTGCTGGGCGGCATCGCGCTGCCGGTGTGGCTGTTCTGCGGTATCGCCGGTGCGTTGCTGACCTACCTGTGGGGCTTCAGTGCGCACCAGGCTGCGTGGGCCAACCGCAACCTGCTGGTGCTGTCTCCGCTGTGCCTGCTGTTGCTGCCCGGTGCCATCACGCTGCTGCGCGGGCGCACCCCGCGTGCGTGGTTCCGCTGGGTGCTGTGGGCGGTGGCGCTGCTGGCGTCGCTGGGCCTGGTCCTGCACTGGCTGAGCCTGCAGGCGCAGGTCAACCTGCAGTGGATCGTGCTGCTGCTGCCGGTGCACCTGGCACTGGCATGGGCGCTGGGCCGTCGTGACGCATCTGTCACGGGCCGCTGA
- a CDS encoding magnesium and cobalt transport protein CorA — MESTAPVNPPCVINCVHYDDQGIRHDISLDAISDVIESGNGFVWVGLYEPADSVLLKLQEEFCLHSLAIEDARNAHQRPKVESYGNSLFVVVTTAQMVDERIAYGETHAFLGPRFLVTVRHGASLSYAAPRARVEREPELLRTMGPSYCLYAVLDFVVDNYLPITQRYRDTLELLEKDIFSDSYKRQTVVRLYELKRELNKMRMAVAPLQDMLAQIKRYQGELVPDEVKLYLRDVHDHAVRISDVIDTLREMLGTALNVNLSLVTLAQGETVKRLGAWAALLAAPTLITSWYGMNFTHMPELDQPWAYPAMIIGVGAICVGLYRLFKRVRWL; from the coding sequence ATGGAAAGTACCGCACCCGTGAACCCGCCCTGCGTCATCAACTGCGTGCACTACGATGACCAGGGCATTCGCCATGACATCAGCCTGGATGCGATCAGCGATGTGATCGAAAGCGGCAACGGCTTTGTATGGGTCGGCTTGTACGAGCCGGCCGACAGCGTGCTGCTGAAGCTGCAGGAAGAATTCTGCCTGCACTCGCTGGCCATCGAAGACGCACGCAACGCCCATCAGCGGCCCAAGGTGGAGTCGTATGGCAACTCCTTGTTCGTGGTGGTCACCACCGCGCAGATGGTGGATGAGCGCATCGCCTACGGCGAAACCCATGCCTTCCTTGGTCCCCGCTTCCTGGTGACGGTCCGCCATGGGGCGTCGCTGTCCTATGCCGCGCCGCGCGCCCGGGTGGAGCGCGAGCCGGAGCTGCTGCGCACGATGGGGCCGTCGTACTGCCTGTATGCGGTGCTGGACTTCGTGGTGGACAACTACCTGCCCATCACCCAGCGCTACCGCGACACGCTGGAGCTGCTGGAGAAGGACATTTTCTCGGACAGTTACAAGCGCCAGACCGTGGTGCGGCTGTACGAACTGAAGCGCGAGCTCAACAAGATGCGCATGGCGGTAGCGCCGCTGCAGGACATGCTGGCCCAGATCAAGCGCTACCAGGGCGAGCTGGTGCCCGACGAGGTCAAGCTGTACCTGCGCGATGTGCATGACCATGCGGTGCGGATCAGCGATGTGATCGACACCCTGCGCGAAATGCTGGGCACGGCGCTGAACGTGAACCTGTCGCTGGTGACGCTGGCGCAGGGCGAGACGGTGAAGCGGTTGGGTGCGTGGGCGGCATTGTTGGCGGCGCCGACCCTGATCACCAGCTGGTATGGCATGAACTTCACCCACATGCCGGAGTTGGACCAGCCGTGGGCGTACCCGGCGATGATCATCGGCGTGGGCGCGATCTGCGTGGGGTTGTACCGGCTGTTCAAGCGGGTGCGTTGGCTCTGA